Sequence from the Paenibacillus riograndensis SBR5 genome:
CTCCCAGTCGGTCAGCGTCCGCAGCCCCTCTAATGCAAAGGTCTCATCATCTGCGAGCACTACTTTATACATGAGATCCCTCCTCTACCGGAACCAGACTCAATTCCCCCGGAATCTGGATGGTAATGACCGTCCGTTCGTACTCGGTGCTCTCAATGCTGAATGTAGCTTTGCCGTTGTAATACAGCATCAGGCGTTTATACACATTGCGGAGCCCGACATTCTGACCCGTATCCTCCTCTGTTTCCAGATGGGACTTGATCCATTCCAGCTTCTCCTTCTCAATTCCTTTGCCATTGTCGGTCACCATAATCAGCAGCCCCGTCCCATTCCGCGAAGCGGACACGTGGACTTCCCTTGCCCATTTGACCGACTGCAGGCCATGCTTGCAGGAATTCTCCACCAGCGCCTGAATACTCATCTTGGGAATCCGGCAGTTCAGCACCTCAGGCTCGATATCCAGCACATAAGAGAACCGGTTCTGAAAGCGGAACTTCTCAATCTGCAGATACATCTCAATGAAGGATACTTCCTCCTCCAACGTAATCAGATCATCCTTCCAGCTCAGCAGCCTGCGCATTATCAGGGCCAGATTCCGGATGACATCGGTAACTTGTTCATATTTATACTTCTTACAGATGACCAGGATCGCATTCAGCGTATTGAACAGAAAATGAGGGTCCACCTGGCTCTCCAGATATTTCAGCTCCGCCCGCACCCGTTCCAGCTCCAGATCCTTCTTCTGGATCTCCAGCTTATAGACATCATTGATCAGATTGCGGATTTTGCCGGTCATCAGATTGAAGCTGCGGATCAGACCGCCGATCTCATCCTTCCCTTCATACATATCAATGCTCTCGAATTGTTCGTATTTGACAAGCTTCATATGCTTGTAGAGCAGCCTTACCCGCAGATTGTAGGAGCGAATAATAACAATCATAAGCAGGGTGGGAATGATGATCGTCAGCAGGACCAGAATCAGCGAGTTCCTGAGTGCGCGGTCCATCTCATGGTTGATCTTACGCCCTTCCGGAGTTCCGACCAGCCGCCAGCCCGTAGTGTAAGCTGCACTGCTGAGCGCCCGGACAATCTGCTTGGGCGGCTGGTCAAGGCTGGTGTCCACATTCAGCAAGGCACTCGCATCCAGCGAGGAGAAGGAACGGTCCGAGGCCAGCACGACCCGGTTCTTCTCATCCAGCAGCTTGAAATCCAGATAGTCACGCTCCTTCTGGAACACCTCCTGCATATTGTTCAGCCGCAGATCGATCCTCAGATATTTCGTGTAGGGCTGGCCTGTGAAGTTATCCAGTTTCCGGATCAGGCTGACCAGCACCTCCTGCTGCGGCGGATTCAGCGGGTTGGTTCCCTGATAAGAAGTCAACAGCACTTTGTCTGTGCTGCTTGAGATTTTGCGGTACCATTCACTTCTCTTATCCGCGTCCGACAGAATGAAGTAGCTGTTGCCGTTCTGGATCGTCGGATTAGAGGTGTATATGCCCATCCAGGAAATATAGGAGTGAAGATTGCTGTACTGCCGCAGCTTATCCTTCAGAGAATCATTATAGGCATCATAATAAGCCTCATTATCCGGGTAGGCGTAATCCATCATCTCCATATAGGGCCGGTCCGCAGCCACCGTGTTGCTGATCGCCACGCATTCGTTCACGATCTGCATCAGGTCATAGACCACCCGGTCTACCGATATCTCCAGATTCTCCCTCTCCCGTGCCTCCACATTGCGGCTGATCTGTACATAAAAGAGGGCATTGATGCTAAGTATGGGGACGAGCACACACAGTAAGTAGATAAACAAAAACTTGTATTTGAGCGGAATATCATTGATGAAGGCAGATGGCTTCCGGTTATCCTTCATGCAGGCCCCCTCCTCCCTGTTGAATTAACTCTTCTTGTATACAGAAGGCG
This genomic interval carries:
- a CDS encoding sensor histidine kinase translates to MKDNRKPSAFINDIPLKYKFLFIYLLCVLVPILSINALFYVQISRNVEARERENLEISVDRVVYDLMQIVNECVAISNTVAADRPYMEMMDYAYPDNEAYYDAYNDSLKDKLRQYSNLHSYISWMGIYTSNPTIQNGNSYFILSDADKRSEWYRKISSSTDKVLLTSYQGTNPLNPPQQEVLVSLIRKLDNFTGQPYTKYLRIDLRLNNMQEVFQKERDYLDFKLLDEKNRVVLASDRSFSSLDASALLNVDTSLDQPPKQIVRALSSAAYTTGWRLVGTPEGRKINHEMDRALRNSLILVLLTIIIPTLLMIVIIRSYNLRVRLLYKHMKLVKYEQFESIDMYEGKDEIGGLIRSFNLMTGKIRNLINDVYKLEIQKKDLELERVRAELKYLESQVDPHFLFNTLNAILVICKKYKYEQVTDVIRNLALIMRRLLSWKDDLITLEEEVSFIEMYLQIEKFRFQNRFSYVLDIEPEVLNCRIPKMSIQALVENSCKHGLQSVKWAREVHVSASRNGTGLLIMVTDNGKGIEKEKLEWIKSHLETEEDTGQNVGLRNVYKRLMLYYNGKATFSIESTEYERTVITIQIPGELSLVPVEEGSHV